CCATTTTGGGCTGCCTGTGCCTTGTCATTGCTGGCATGATTAAACAATATTTAAATATTGAACCTGTCCTGGTAACACAGCCAGACTCTTCTCAGGCAGCTACGGAAAACACCTCATTTTGGCAGATTGTTAAAATTACTCTGACCCATCCTCCCATTATCTGTCTAGCGATTATTTTTGCCTGTTATACCAGTCAATGGATTACTGTCACGGGCTTTCTGCCTACGCTGTATGTGGAACAGGGGCTGGACTTAAAAAGCGCAGGGATGCTGGTTTCAATGGTCGTTCTGGCCAATCTGGGGGGTACTTTTGGCGCAGGCATGTTGCTACAACAGGGTTATAGACCGCACACCTTATTGAGCACCGGATTTGTGGCAATGCTCTGCAGCAGTTGTCTGGTTTTTGCAGCAAATTCCTGGCTCTCATTTGAATTTCAGGTTGTCAGTGCCGTGCTGTTTTCACTGATTGGCGGGATGATCCCGACCACTGTTTTTGCGATTACCCTGCACTATGCACCACGCGCTTATGCAGCAGCGGCCAGTGTGGGTCTGGTGTTACAAATTTCAGCCTGCGCACAGTTTTTTATACCGACCCTGAGCGCTGCGCTGATATCTGCCACCCAATACTGGGCCAATCTTGCCATTATCACTGTCTGCCTTTCGATGCTGGGCATCGTGATGACGGCATTTTTATTTAAGCGTTATCCTAAATAAGCGATCCCAAATGAAATAAATAAAAAAGAGCCTGCAAGCAGACTCTTCTTTCACCTGATTTTGCCTTTAAACCTGATTGGCCCGCCCCGCTTCCAGCACGGCAAACAGATCATCCGCAATCGAGGTGCCAAACTGGGCGTCAATTTCACGGATACAGGTTGGACTGGTTACATTAATTTCAGTGACATAATTTCCGATCACATCCAGCCCCACAAAAACCAGACCTTTTTCTCTGAGATACGGCCCTACTTGTGCCGCAATGGCTTTGTCATTTTCAGTCAGTGGACGCGCCTCGCCTAGACCACCCGCGGCCAGATTACCGCGCACTTCACCATTTTGCGGAATACGGGCCAGACAATACGGCACTGGCTCGCCATTAATCATCAGGATGCGTTTATCGCCTTCGACAATTTCCGGAATATAACGCTGCGCCATAATCGGCTGGGTACCATTATTGGTCAGTATTTCAATGGTTGAACCGATATTGATCCCGTCCTGATACAGACGGAAAATCCCGGTGCCGCCCATGCCATCTAACGGTTTTACAATCACATCGACCTGTTCTTTGAGAAATTCACGGATCAGGCTTTGCTGCGAAGTCACCAAGGTCGGAACTTGCAGATGCGGGAACTGGGTCGCGAACAGTTTTTCATTACAGTCACGCAGGCTTTGCGGTTTGTTGATGATCCATGCCCCTTCGCGCTCTGCCTGCTCCAGAATATAAGTGGTATAGACGAAGTTCATATCAAAAGGCGGATCTTTACGCATCAAGACAACGTCATAAGCAGCGATCGACTCTTTTTGTTTTTCGCCAAGTTCATAATAATGGTCGTAGTCTTCAAATACCTGTAACGGCGCGATCAAACCAAAGGCCTTGCCCTGATCGATATATAAATCTTGCTGCAATGCATAACCGAGTTCATGCCCGCGACGTGCTGCTGCCCATAGCATCGCCATGGTTGAGTCTTTCTTCAGGTTTACATTTTCAATGGGATCCATCACAACAAGTACGCGCATGTGTCTCTGCTCTTTTTCAAAAAATGACTTGGCAAGGAGTATAGCTTGTGTCGATTCTTTTGTTTATGGTGATTTTGCATGACTTATTTTATATAGGTACTGAGACAGATTGAGCCCACAGGAGGTTTGCCATGCAACAGGCCATTATCGGTTTTCACCTGGATGAGGAACAGCATTGGGTTGCAGAGCTGGCCTGCGGACATGGCCAGCATGTGCGGCATACCCCGCCCTGGCAAAATCGCCCATGGGTGATGACCGAGCAAGGACGTAAAGAAAAACTCGGGATGCTGCTAGACTGTAAAAAATGCGAAAAGTGCGAAACTGAAACCTGAACCTATGAAAAAAGTAGTATGTAGGTGACCTAAAAAATAATCTTGTCCAGAATTTGCTAATTTGAGTTACTGCGTTTATGCTTTTATTGCTCAAACATGCAGCGCATTTTTTCAGGGTGTACTTTTGCTCATACGGCTCGTCAAACAGATCTGGTTGGTGATGCTTGTGGTTTTTGCCATAGGCTGGAGCAGTGTGTCTGTCGCATCTGCAAACACCATGCATCTGGTTATGCCGTCTGAAAAAACGAATCCTCATTGTCTGGAAATGACAAAACCCTCTGCTTCTCACTCGCTGCATAAGACTGATCATCATCAAGATCAGGAACTGATTCAGCCGGACTGTGTCAGTGACAGCACCCAGCAGTCATCAGATTGTCTGGATTGTGGCACTATGGCCTGCCAGAACTTGGTCACCAGCCTGCCCATTACAACGCCCGAGTTAAGCGTGCCTGATCACGGTTATCCGGAAAAAACCCTCCTCCCTGCTTACCATGCCCAGCACCTTGCCGGTTACTGGCAAGAAATCCTGCGCCCACCCAAAGCTTGATCCTGAATTTTTAAATTTTTTTATTCATTAAGGATTAAGTTATGTTGCTTAAAATCAGTCAAAGCCTGTGTCTGGGCTTCGGTCTCATCTCGTCGTCTGCCTTGTTTGCAGCCGTAAAAGAATATCATCTGGTCATTGATGAAAGCCCGATCAATCTCACCGGAAAGACGGTCAAGCGTATCACTGTAAACGGAAAATTCCCTGCACCCTTGCTGGAATTCGAAGAAGGTGATGATGCAGTCATTCATGTACAAAACAACCTGAACAATCAGGATACCTCACTGCACTGGCATGGCCTGCTCCTGCCCGGGCTGATGGATGGTGTCCCCGGATTTAACGGTTTTCAGGGCATCAAACCGAAACAGTCTTTTACTTATCGCTTCAAAGTTCGTCAAAACGGCACCTACTGGTATCACGCACATTCCAAAGGTCAGGAACAGGACGGCCTCTATGGCGCCTTGGTGATTCGCCCCAAAGCCCAGACATCGCTACCTGCACATGAACAAACCGAGCGGGATTATGTGGTGATGCTGTCGGATTTTCACGAACAGGGCAGCCAGCAGATTCAGAACAATTTAAAAAAATCGGCCGAATATTATCAGAACCAGCGCGAAACCTTGGGTGATGTACTCCAGCAGGTGAAACGTGACGGCCTCAAGGCCACTTGGTCAGACCGCAAGATGTGGAACCAGATGCGTATGCTGAAAACCGACCTGTCCGATGTTACCGGTTATACCTTTCTGGTCAATGGAAAAACACCACAACAGAACTGGAGTGGCCAGTTCCAGCCCAATGAAAAAGTCCGCCTGCGTTTCATCAATGCTTCCGCCATGTCATTTTTCGATGTGCGTATTCCCCAGCTGAAAATGACCGTGGTCAGCGCCGATGGACAAGCTGTGCAGCCGGTCGCTGTAGATGAATTCCGGATTGGAACTGCTGAAACCTATGATGTGATTGTGGAACCCACTGCAGCGCATTACCAGATTGAAGCAGAATCGATCGACCGCTCAGGCTTTGCCATTGGCAGTCTGCATCAGGCAACTGATTCAAGCAAAACCCCGGCTCCGGTTCAATTACCGACACCGCGCCCTCGTGCCTTATTGACCATGGAAGATATGGGGCATGGCGAACAGCATGATATGTCGCATGACACACACAGCAGTCAGACCATACAATCTGCAACAGGTACGCCTAAACATGATGATCATGCCCAGCATGACATGCATGCAAGTCATAGTGCCATGTCCGGAACCAATCAGCCTCATCAGCCGGTTGAGGGCTGGGCCAATATGTCTACGCCTGCAGGGCACAAAGCCTTGCAATATCAAGACCTCAAAGCCCTGACACCGCAACCTGATACCCGCGCAGCAGAACGTGAACTGGTGATTCGTCTGGGTGGAACCATGGAGCGCTACATCTGGACCATGAATGGTAAAAAATTCAGTGATGCCGAACCACTTCAGGTGAAATATGGCGAGCGGATCCGGCTGAAATTTATTAATGACAGCATGATGGCCCATCCGATGCATTTGCATGGCATGTTTATGCAGCTGGAAAATGGTCAGTCTGCTGCAAATATGCCGAATAAACACACCGTGATTGTGCCGCCCGGGAAAACGGTGACCACCCTTCTCACGGCTGACGAACTTGGAGAATGGGCGATTCACTGCCATCTGCTCTATCACATGAGTGCCGGCATGATGAACAAGCTGATTGTGGCACAGGTTGACGAGGATCAAGCATCTCACCCTTCTTCACAAAAAATGCCGTCGAAACCAGCAGCTGCCCAAGGAGAAAGCCATGCACATCACTAATCTTCTTGTAAAGTCAGTGCTTAGTAGTGCGCTTACCCTAAGCAGTCTGAGTATTTTTGCGGCAGATTCTAGCGATCATACAAGCCATGCTGAACATCAACATCATAGTGGGCATCATGCCATGCAAAACATGGCTGATGACCACGTACAGCATACTGGAACAGCAGATGCCTCATCCTATCAACTGCCACCAAAGTTATTGCATCAACAGCAGGCGCTGAGCACACCACAAAATTCAGTCAGCTCTGCCAGCGAACATGACCACCGTAAAGAACATGGCGCACAGATTTATAGCCAGATTATTCTGGACCAGAAATGGCAGCATAGTTCAGAGGGAAATGGGGCATTCAAGTCCAAGAACCAAGCCAGAATTGGCACGGATGAAAACAAAATCGTCCTCAAGCTAGAAGCCGACAAACAGGAATCCCAGCCGGCTGAATATGATGCCAAAGTGTTGTATAGCCGAAATATTTCCGATTTTTGGGATGTACAGGTCGGTGTGCGCTACCGTCAGGAAAATTTAGCCGAGCCTGCTACACAACAGCAGAACGAGCGCTTCGATGCAGTATTTGGGCTACATGGCCTGGCCCCCTACTTTTTCGAAACGGATGCTCATGTTTATGTCGGTGAAGATGACTTTGTCGGATTAAAACTGGAAACAGAGCGTGACCTGTTATTGACGCAGAAACTGATTATGCAGCCCTTTGTCGAACTGGATGTCATCCTGAATGATCAGGCAGCGAATGCGAAAAAAACCGGCCTTAGTCATGCAACCTTGGGTCTGGAAACACGCTATGAACTGAGCAAAAAGCTCATGCCTTATCTGGAAGTCGGTTATGAATACAGCAAAGGCAACCAACAGACAGCCTGGCAGCAAAGTTCTGATTCAGAAAAAGGCTGGATCTATGGTGCAGGTCTAAGAATGATGTTCTAAATTTTTGATACAGAAAATTATGCAGCTACGGGATGTGAAACGCCATTCATGTCCCGTAGCGCTATGGCACTATACATTTGACTGAGAAAGATTTTTTAAGCCTATGAACTGTACATGCGATGCTTTTCTGCACTTTCCCACTCATTAAGAGACTTGTTATTTTGCGAAAAACTAGTCTTCATCGCCTTGATTTCTACTGTTACTTTTAGCCACCAAAGTGCCTAACATAATGATAAAGGTACTCACGCCGCCAATTAACAGGCTCATCAGCCCCATTTCCAGCATAAAATTGCTATCGCCAGTCTCAGGGGCACCCCATAGAAATTGAAGACGATCGCCAAAAACAAAATTGATTGCACATACAATCAGAAAACCAATCAAGGTGGCAATCAGTAAAGTGACCACCAAGTTCTTCCACATTTTACATCCGACGAACAGGATGATCATGGCCAGTCCAACCATGGTGATGATGGATATAAGTAACACACTGTTCCAGTAATCCATGAGACTCACTCATATTTGGTTTTAAATTAAAATCAAGAAATTCTTATAGTTAATTTTTCCAATTGAATTTTAATATAGGTGGATTTTTATACACAAACAATGACGATAACTATCTTAAAACTACAAATACTAATTCACCAAAATTTATAAAATACAATGACTTAGTAAAATCTTGCTGGGTACTGAACGATTTTGACTAACATAAAGTAACACAAACACAACGTGTATTTATTGTTTAGCTTCGCTAAAGCTTAAATGTAAATGATAAAGCTCAAGCGAATCAGCTTGAAATGCTTTAAAAAACAAGAATTGAGCTACTTTTATAAGAAAAATAAATAATAAATATAAAAAACTTGAATATTTTCTGATTTAGGCTATGCTGTCTTTAACTAGAAAAAAGCGTTGTTTAGTTAAGCTTCTTTAAGTGCCGCAGTATTATTTATAATCCTCAGTTTTTTCAGATCTTTATTTCAATTCTTGTTGTTTTTCCAAGTTATCCATAGTCATTTGCATGACTAAAATTATTAAAATTTAACAGGTTATATTATGTCTACTACAGTTACCGGTACAGTAAAATGGTTTAACGAAACTAAAGGTTTTGGTTTTATTCAACAAGAATCAGGTCCTGACGTTTTTGCACACTTTAAAGAAATCAGCAGTTCTGGTTTCAAAACTTTGTTTGAAGGTCAGCGCGTTTCTTTTAGCGTGGTTGATGGTCAAAAAGGTCCAAATGCGATCAATATCGTTGCGCTATAATTTAGCACAGCAATAAGAAAAAGCACCTTCAGGTGCTTTTTTTAGCTCTGAAGATTCATAATTTTGGTGAAAGGTTTTCTACTCCTCTATTTAGCTCATTAACAGTGAATTTTTAAGAATCATGTTCTGAATCATTGCTGTTGTAAGCGTTGCTCTATAAAGAAATAGAAATGAAAAACCCCTGGCATCTGCCAGGGGTTTTCCGTATGGGTTCGCTTGGTATAACTCCTGTCGTACCTTACTTTCCTTGTATTTATCTATTGTTATTCTTGTGTGGAACCTCCTGTTCCTGTTAAAGCTATCATAGGAAATTTCCACTATTCAAAACAGCCGCAAAGTGCTGGAATCGATGTAAGCCAATGCTTACAAGAATAGACAGAGATAATAGATTTCAAATGTTTAACAAATTGAGTATCTATAAAAAAAGGAAGCTCACGCTTCCTTTTCTATGCCAATCCGGGCTTAGATCCCGTATTTAACACGGTAATCTTCCATTTTCGCCAAAGCTTCTAGGTCGCCTTTCGCTTCCAGATAGTCCATTAAATCTTTCATGGTAATTAAGGCATGTACAGGAATCTCAAGCTCTTGCTGCACTTCCTGAATCGCAGATAAATCCCCCTGACCTTTCTCCTGGCGGTCTAGCGCTACCAAAACTCCAGCAATTTGAGCACCGGCATTCTTCAAAATAGTGACGACTTCACGAATCGCTGTGCCTGCCGTAATTACGTCATCAATGATCCAGACTTTTTTACCTTCTACAGAAGCACCAACCAATACGCCACCCTCGCCATGATCTTTGGCTTCTTTGCGATTAAAACCCCACGGCACACTTACCCCATGATTTTGCGACAGAGCCACAGCAGTTGCTGCCACAAAAGGAATGCCTTTATAGGCAGGGCCAAAAATCACTTCAACATGGTCACATTCAGTCAGTTTTGCAGCATAGCCAGAAGCCAGCAGTGTCAAGGCTTCACCATCATTCAACAGACCCGCATTAAAAAAATAGGGACTCACACGCCCCGATTTTAAAGTAAACTCACCAAATTTAAGCACACCGCGTGATAATGCGAGTTCGATAAAAGCTTGCGGGTTAAACTGAGCTGGCGTTGACATGAGGTGCTCCTAAATCCATTAATTAAGGTAAGACTTGCGCATGATACCAAAGAGTAGCTATCCAGGTGATCAAAAAATTCTTCGCGTCGTTTCAATTAATGTCAACGGCTTACGTTCATCTGTCACCAAAGGCCTATTAGAATGGATGGAACAGTCGGATGCCGACGTGATTTGCATGCAGGAAAGCCGGATCACGCATGCGCAGTGGACGGACAAATTCAAGCCTGAAGGCTGGTACACGCACCTGTTTCCTGCCGAGCGTCCGGGTTATGCCGGTACGGCCATTTATAGCCGTCTGCCTTTTGTATCTTTAACTGATGGCCTGGGTTTTGAACTGGCCGATTCACAAGGCCGTTTTATTGCCGCTGAATTTGACTTGGGTTTAGATCAAACTGTACAGATCTGTTCCCTGTATCTGCCTTCGGGTTCATCAGGCGATGAAGCGCAAGCACGTAAAGATCACTTTCTGGAAGAATACGCAAAAATTCTGAAACAGTGGCGCGATGAAAATAAATCGGTGATTGTCTGCGGTGACTATAATATCGTGCATAAACGTATTGATATTAAAAACTGGTCGGGTAACCAGAAAGCCTCGGGTTGCTTGCCGCATGAACGTGCCTGGCTGGATCATATCTACGATGAGCTTGGTTATGTCGATACTTTCCGTGAAGTGCGTAAAGAAGCCGAGCTGTATTCCTGGTGGTCAAACCGTGGTCAGGCGCGTGCCAAGAATGTTGGTTGGCGGATTGATTATCATGCCTGCTCTCCAGACTGGAAAGAGCGAACCGTTAATGCCTGGGTCTATAAAGAACAATGGTTTAGCGATCATGCTCCAGTGATTATCGACTACAAATTATAAAGCCTCACCATTTGATTGAGTGAACAGTTGTTCACTCAATTAAGGCTTATCTCTTACATGACATGACGTATTTTTTGGGTTTATCTCAATGTAATAACATAGCATTATAGCGCTACGGCACAAGGACAGGTCAGGACGACAACATAAGGACAGGACGCCGTAGGACGAAAATAAAACAGACTATAGATTTAGCTTGTTTTGCATGGATGTGACATTGGACGTTGGATTGAGACCCGCATGATCAGGATGATTAAATGCGGGTTTTCTATTTCTATCATTCCCAAATTTTTATTTTTCTTATTATTTAGATTGTTCTTTTTCTTGCTGCTCATGTTAAAGCTGCTTGATGTCATTTTGATGACATGACTTTTCTGGTATTTAAAATTTTGGTGGTGTTTCAAAAAGTATGCTGGCGTTAAACAAATCCGTTATTAAGGTAAAAGAAAGTCAAATCAAAGGCTTTAAAATGATTTTCGAGCTTTTTAGAAAAGTTGCAACTTCTCCTAAATCCACGCCTGATTCGATGACGAATTCTACAGTTGTTACCTTCAATACCGACGGTAAAAAACTTACCGATCACTTGCTTGCAACATTGAAATGCTGTGATAAAACTATCCCAGTGATCACTCGCAATTCCAGCATATTGAACCCCAAGCTTTTTAAGTCTAGCTTTAAGACGTTGAACCGTTGCTAAATCCCGCTTACCCCAAACATAAGCAACAACTTCTCCAGATTCTCGATGGTAGGCATAAATAAGCCATTGTTTATTTTTCTTATTCCCTACAAAAGTCCAAAGTTCATCGACTTCAAGACATTCGTAGTGGCTTTGTTTAGGCTGAATCTGATAGATCGATTCACTTAAGGTTCGTAATACCTTGCCAATGCTGATACGCTCGACTTCAGCAATATCTCTTACACCGCTTCCTCTGACCATTAAATGTAATATCTTGCCGGTAATACCTGAGTTACATCCTTGATAGCTTAATGCATGATCACCAATAAACTGACGTTTGCAATCTTTGCATTGATGGTTTTGTTTCCCATCTACTTTGATGCCATTTCTCTTTATATTGTTACTTAGACAGGTAGGACATTTGATTTGTAGCGTTATTTTCATACCTCTATTTTATCAAAAGCCATATTGTTTTTTTCAGCATACTTTTTGAAACACCACCAAAATTTTTTCTTTTTTTTCATTTGCTTTTGCATGGTTTGCTGCTGCCAATTTGGTTAAGCTAGTTCATGATTTAAATTTTTTAGATGGCAGCTATGTTAAAAATTTACGGAATTAAAAATTGTAGTTCGATGAAAAAAGCCTTTGATCTGCTGACGGAGCAAGGTCTGAGTTATGAATTTCATGATTATAAAAAACAGGGCATCGATGCTGAAACCGTCAAAACCTGGCTGGATGCCTTGGGTCAGGACGTGGTTCTGAACAAGAAAGGCACTACCTGGCGTAAACTCAGTGAAGAAGAGCAACAGGCCACCCTGTCAAGTGAAAATGCCTTAATTAATGCATTAACCACCCATACCAGTTTAATCAAACGTCCAATACTGGCAACCTCTACAGGATTTATTGCCGGTTTTAATGAAACGGTTTATCGTAGCTTAGCCCACTAATATCTTGTATTGAATAACACTCATAAAAAAGCCTGACATCGATCAGGCTTTTGTATATCTGCTTAAAATAAATTAGTTGGCACGAATCCAAGTCTGGTTACGACCCAATGCCGCTACACCGATGAAACCACGTAGCTCAAGTTTCTTGCCACCGTCTGCCAACTGGCCTTTCAACTTATAGGTTTTACCGGATTGTGGATCAAGGATCGAACCGCTGTCATAGCTAGTCCCGCCAGCATTTTTTAGACCTTTAACAATGGTCAGGCCTTTCAGAGATTTGTTGTGATATGGACCTTCACACTTCTTGCAGGCATTTTCTTCACCTGGAGTTAACACAGACTGAATACTGGCTGACAAAGTGCCGTTCTTTTGTTCAGTGAATTTAACCATGGCCTTAGGCTGCTTGGTTTTATCATCAATGGTTTTCCATACCGTGCCATTTAAAGGATCCGCGGCATTAGCCAGTGCAGATAAGCCTAGTAGTCCTAACGTAAGCGCTATTTTTTTCATTTTTCTTCATTTCCTTAGTCTGAAAATAGACCCATGTAGTATTAAAAAGTCACAACAATTTTTCAATTTTTAGCTGTGACTATTTAGTGTAACCTTGTAAATATGGTTGGTAAATAATCTACACGATCAATAAAAGCACAAAAAGATGGAAGGAAGATGAAGATAAGCCCGCTAACGAAACAATTAATTACAGAAAGCTTTTTAAAAACGGCCATTCGTGCCCCGAGCAGATTCAGTCTTCCACCGAGTTCAATGCGCATTGCTCTGGAACAGATGTGCAAACTTTTCCCTCAGGATAAAACGGTACAGATTCGCTCGCTCCGACTGGCCGGACTGCACGCGGAAGAAATTAAGCCGCAGCAGGAATCGACCCAGCTGATTTTTCATATTCATGGCGGCGCATTTTACTTAGGTTCTTTAAATACCCATCGCGCCTTTATGACTCAAATTGCGGCTCGAACCCAGATGCAGGTACTGCATGTCGATTATCCGCTATCACCTGAATCTGCCTATCCAGAAGCATTAGAAGCCTTGTTTGATGTCTATAATCTGCTGCTGGATCAAGGTGTTCAGGCCAAAGATATTATTCTGTCCGGCGATTCTTGCGGTGCCAATCTGGCCTTGGCGCTGGCACTCAAAATACAGCAGGAAAGTCTGCCACAGGTCAGCGGTCTGATTCTGCTGTCTCCACTGCTGGATTTAACCTTGACCAGTGAATCTTTACGTTATAACCAGAAGCATGATGCCCTGCTGTCTCTGGAAACGGTTCAAACCGGGATTGAATATTATGTGCCACGTTCGATTGATCGTGGTGATCCGGAAGTTTCTCCTTTTTTTGCCGATTTAGCCGGCTTGCCACCGATTCATATTCAGGTAGGTTCCAAGGAAATTCTGCTGGATGATGCTAGTCGTTTTAAAGAAAAAGCGGAACAGGCGGGTGTCGAGGTCGAATTTAAACTCTATACCGGCATGTGGCACAACTTCCAGATGTTCAGTGCCTGGTTCGATGAAGCCAAACAGGCGCTGACCGATCTTGCAGAATTTGCCCATCGTCTGGACCGAGATTAAGCATGATTTAGCATATAAAAAAGGTCAGCCGTAGCTGACCCTTTGAAAAGAGGTTTTAGGTTTTAAATGGCCTGAACTTGCTGCAATGCAGTTTGCAATGCTTGGGCTTTAACCGCTTCGCCCATGTTCACGCCTTCAGCACGAATCACTTCGATATCATTCACACCGGTAAAGTTAAACACGGTTTTCAGGAAAGCCTCCTGAAAATCAGCCGGGCTTTGCTCGCCATAGACACCACCACGGCTGCTGGCAATATACACTTTCTTATTGCCCGCCAAACCCACAGGACCTTGTTCGGTATATTTAAAAGTACGTCCCGCGACACAGATCCGGTCAATCCAGGCTTTTAGGGTTGATGGCAAACCGAAGTTATACATCGCTGCACCAATCACCACGACATCAGCCTGTAAATATTGATCTAAAATTTCCTCGCCCAATGCCGTTTGTTCTGCATTC
The nucleotide sequence above comes from Acinetobacter lwoffii. Encoded proteins:
- a CDS encoding MFS transporter — encoded protein: MSKISCRDVWIILAGYLAAIHVGKLSAVIPVLQQDLNLSFTQAGFSLALVQAAGMLFALCIGAFSEKMGLKRCLIIALIILGLSSLAGLWITQPATLYVLRFMEGIGFLTISLCAPAILKRTSRAETLNFKMGLWSSYMGIGVSLAVLTIPLLLEYLDWQTIWAILGCLCLVIAGMIKQYLNIEPVLVTQPDSSQAATENTSFWQIVKITLTHPPIICLAIIFACYTSQWITVTGFLPTLYVEQGLDLKSAGMLVSMVVLANLGGTFGAGMLLQQGYRPHTLLSTGFVAMLCSSCLVFAANSWLSFEFQVVSAVLFSLIGGMIPTTVFAITLHYAPRAYAAAASVGLVLQISACAQFFIPTLSAALISATQYWANLAIITVCLSMLGIVMTAFLFKRYPK
- the gshB gene encoding glutathione synthase; this translates as MRVLVVMDPIENVNLKKDSTMAMLWAAARRGHELGYALQQDLYIDQGKAFGLIAPLQVFEDYDHYYELGEKQKESIAAYDVVLMRKDPPFDMNFVYTTYILEQAEREGAWIINKPQSLRDCNEKLFATQFPHLQVPTLVTSQQSLIREFLKEQVDVIVKPLDGMGGTGIFRLYQDGINIGSTIEILTNNGTQPIMAQRYIPEIVEGDKRILMINGEPVPYCLARIPQNGEVRGNLAAGGLGEARPLTENDKAIAAQVGPYLREKGLVFVGLDVIGNYVTEINVTSPTCIREIDAQFGTSIADDLFAVLEAGRANQV
- a CDS encoding DUF3565 domain-containing protein; translation: MQQAIIGFHLDEEQHWVAELACGHGQHVRHTPPWQNRPWVMTEQGRKEKLGMLLDCKKCEKCETET
- a CDS encoding copper resistance system multicopper oxidase; translated protein: MLLKISQSLCLGFGLISSSALFAAVKEYHLVIDESPINLTGKTVKRITVNGKFPAPLLEFEEGDDAVIHVQNNLNNQDTSLHWHGLLLPGLMDGVPGFNGFQGIKPKQSFTYRFKVRQNGTYWYHAHSKGQEQDGLYGALVIRPKAQTSLPAHEQTERDYVVMLSDFHEQGSQQIQNNLKKSAEYYQNQRETLGDVLQQVKRDGLKATWSDRKMWNQMRMLKTDLSDVTGYTFLVNGKTPQQNWSGQFQPNEKVRLRFINASAMSFFDVRIPQLKMTVVSADGQAVQPVAVDEFRIGTAETYDVIVEPTAAHYQIEAESIDRSGFAIGSLHQATDSSKTPAPVQLPTPRPRALLTMEDMGHGEQHDMSHDTHSSQTIQSATGTPKHDDHAQHDMHASHSAMSGTNQPHQPVEGWANMSTPAGHKALQYQDLKALTPQPDTRAAERELVIRLGGTMERYIWTMNGKKFSDAEPLQVKYGERIRLKFINDSMMAHPMHLHGMFMQLENGQSAANMPNKHTVIVPPGKTVTTLLTADELGEWAIHCHLLYHMSAGMMNKLIVAQVDEDQASHPSSQKMPSKPAAAQGESHAHH
- a CDS encoding copper resistance protein B; translation: MHITNLLVKSVLSSALTLSSLSIFAADSSDHTSHAEHQHHSGHHAMQNMADDHVQHTGTADASSYQLPPKLLHQQQALSTPQNSVSSASEHDHRKEHGAQIYSQIILDQKWQHSSEGNGAFKSKNQARIGTDENKIVLKLEADKQESQPAEYDAKVLYSRNISDFWDVQVGVRYRQENLAEPATQQQNERFDAVFGLHGLAPYFFETDAHVYVGEDDFVGLKLETERDLLLTQKLIMQPFVELDVILNDQAANAKKTGLSHATLGLETRYELSKKLMPYLEVGYEYSKGNQQTAWQQSSDSEKGWIYGAGLRMMF
- a CDS encoding cold-shock protein, with the protein product MSTTVTGTVKWFNETKGFGFIQQESGPDVFAHFKEISSSGFKTLFEGQRVSFSVVDGQKGPNAINIVAL
- the pyrE gene encoding orotate phosphoribosyltransferase encodes the protein MSTPAQFNPQAFIELALSRGVLKFGEFTLKSGRVSPYFFNAGLLNDGEALTLLASGYAAKLTECDHVEVIFGPAYKGIPFVAATAVALSQNHGVSVPWGFNRKEAKDHGEGGVLVGASVEGKKVWIIDDVITAGTAIREVVTILKNAGAQIAGVLVALDRQEKGQGDLSAIQEVQQELEIPVHALITMKDLMDYLEAKGDLEALAKMEDYRVKYGI
- a CDS encoding exodeoxyribonuclease III, translated to MIPKSSYPGDQKILRVVSINVNGLRSSVTKGLLEWMEQSDADVICMQESRITHAQWTDKFKPEGWYTHLFPAERPGYAGTAIYSRLPFVSLTDGLGFELADSQGRFIAAEFDLGLDQTVQICSLYLPSGSSGDEAQARKDHFLEEYAKILKQWRDENKSVIVCGDYNIVHKRIDIKNWSGNQKASGCLPHERAWLDHIYDELGYVDTFREVRKEAELYSWWSNRGQARAKNVGWRIDYHACSPDWKERTVNAWVYKEQWFSDHAPVIIDYKL
- a CDS encoding IS1 family transposase; the encoded protein is MKITLQIKCPTCLSNNIKRNGIKVDGKQNHQCKDCKRQFIGDHALSYQGCNSGITGKILHLMVRGSGVRDIAEVERISIGKVLRTLSESIYQIQPKQSHYECLEVDELWTFVGNKKNKQWLIYAYHRESGEVVAYVWGKRDLATVQRLKARLKKLGVQYAGIASDHWDSFITAFQCCKQVIGKFFTVGIEGNNCRIRHRIRRGFRRSCNFSKKLENHFKAFDLTFFYLNNGFV
- a CDS encoding Spx/MgsR family RNA polymerase-binding regulatory protein, with amino-acid sequence MLKIYGIKNCSSMKKAFDLLTEQGLSYEFHDYKKQGIDAETVKTWLDALGQDVVLNKKGTTWRKLSEEEQQATLSSENALINALTTHTSLIKRPILATSTGFIAGFNETVYRSLAH
- a CDS encoding DUF2147 domain-containing protein is translated as MKKIALTLGLLGLSALANAADPLNGTVWKTIDDKTKQPKAMVKFTEQKNGTLSASIQSVLTPGEENACKKCEGPYHNKSLKGLTIVKGLKNAGGTSYDSGSILDPQSGKTYKLKGQLADGGKKLELRGFIGVAALGRNQTWIRAN
- a CDS encoding alpha/beta hydrolase, with translation MKISPLTKQLITESFLKTAIRAPSRFSLPPSSMRIALEQMCKLFPQDKTVQIRSLRLAGLHAEEIKPQQESTQLIFHIHGGAFYLGSLNTHRAFMTQIAARTQMQVLHVDYPLSPESAYPEALEALFDVYNLLLDQGVQAKDIILSGDSCGANLALALALKIQQESLPQVSGLILLSPLLDLTLTSESLRYNQKHDALLSLETVQTGIEYYVPRSIDRGDPEVSPFFADLAGLPPIHIQVGSKEILLDDASRFKEKAEQAGVEVEFKLYTGMWHNFQMFSAWFDEAKQALTDLAEFAHRLDRD